One Tissierellales bacterium genomic window, AGAAAAAGAATTGGAAATGGGTTTCTTTGGTGGAGATGATTTTTTAACAATTGTAAATATATATGAGCAGTACTCCCCTTTTAATTTAGTAAAGGATTTAACATCTTTTACTAATAAATTAGAAGAGCTATTAGTAAAAACGTTATAAAGTAAATTTCTCAAAAGATAGAATCCATCTAGTTTGCTTTAGAATTTTAATTAATTTGAAAATGAAATAAAGACTATCTGCAGATTGATAGTCTTTATTTTATTTTTTTAGATAATAATAATTAGTATCAAATGATATCATCTTCTATTTGGCTAAAATAGTAGATTTGTATAATTAAGGGGTATATAATATAAGGACGTTAATTGTTAATTAGTATTACATTGGAGGTACTATTATGAATAGAATAGAATTAGGAAAGAAAACATCATTAATTTCAGTAATTATAAACATAATATTATGTATATTTAAACTTGCTGCAGGAATTTTAGGAAATAGTAAGGCAATGATTGCAGATGGAATCCACACCCTTTCAGATGTATTGGCAACCTTTGTAGTCTATTTAGGGTTAAGAATATCTTATAAGGAAGCAGATGAAAATCATCCTTATGGACATGAAAAATATGAACCGGTTTTTACTAAAATAGTTAGTGTAATATTGGTAATTACAGGATTTTTAATAGGTTATGAAAGTATAATTTCTTTAACAAAAGGAAATATAAAAATGCCAGGAAAAATTGCACTAATAGCAGCTCTTATATCTATAGTAGTAAAGGAAGGAATGTATTGGTATACAATTAAAATAGCAAAAAAGATAAAAAGTATATCCTTGGAAGCTGATGCCTGGCATCATAGATCTGATGCTTTTTCCTCATTAGGCACCTTTGCAGGAATTTTAGGTGCTAGAATGGGCTTAGTAATTTTAGACCCAATAGCTGGAATTATTGTAAGTATACTTATTTTAAAAGTAGGTGTGGAATTTTATATGAAAGCTATTAAGCAGTTAGTAGATGAAGCTGCTGATGAGGATACGATTGAGAAAATCAAGGAACTAACCCACTCCTTAGAAGGAGTTAAAGGAATAAAAACCTTAAAAACTAGAGTATTTGGTAATCGGTTATATGTTGATATTGATGTTTTGGTAGACGGTACCTTATCCGTAGAAGAAGGGCATGATATAGCTGAAAATATTCATGATTCTATAGAAAGTAATATAGAAGATGTAAAACATTGCATGGTTCATATAGAACCAATAGAAAATGATTAATATATTAGTAACTTGTAGATTAATTAAATTCTTGATACCTTAATAATTTTGTAATACAATGATAGTAATATGTAAGAATTACTATTTATATGTAACATAGGGGGGATTTTTTTGAAAAAGAAAATTGCAAAGTTTATCAGTATCATTACTGTGGTTCCCCTAGTAGCGTTTTATATTATAACACTACTATTTACTAAATCTGCAGCCTCTTTTAACGGTAATATGTGGTATTTGTACTGTGTTTTTTTTCTAACAATTATACCTATTTTAGCTTATCCATTACAAAGTTTAATACCGGAGATTAAAAAGATGGGTAGGAAAGGAGAACGAAAATTAGCCTTTATTCTAGCTGTAATATCTTATGTTTTTGGCACTAGCTTAGTATTTGTACTAAAGGGTCCTAAAATTGTAAAACAAATATTTCTAGCTTATTTAATTTCAGGACTATCTTTATCCTTTGTAAATAAAGTAATAGGTTTAAAAGCCAGTGGACATGCTTGTGGAATTTCTGGTCCTCTTACATTATTACACATTCTTCTAGGTAAAAAAATTTTATGGCTAGTTATAACAATGCCTATAGTATTTTGGTCCAGACTAAATTTAGGCCGGCATACTATAAAAGAATTAATTACGGGAACATTTATTGGTATTGTATCTAGTTATGTAGCTTTAGCTATATTATAGTTTTTTACTTACCTATAGTATGGTATAATTGAAATCGATTGGAAATTATTATTTTAGGGAAGGTGGTAAAGTATGGTAAAAATTTTAAAAGGTGGCGTAGTGGCTAAAGGAATTAAGGAAGAAATTAAAAAAGATGTAGAAGAGTTGAAAGTTAAGAATATCAATCCTAGCTTAGCTATTGTAAGATTAGGAGAAAACCCAGATGACATATC contains:
- a CDS encoding cation diffusion facilitator family transporter encodes the protein MNRIELGKKTSLISVIINIILCIFKLAAGILGNSKAMIADGIHTLSDVLATFVVYLGLRISYKEADENHPYGHEKYEPVFTKIVSVILVITGFLIGYESIISLTKGNIKMPGKIALIAALISIVVKEGMYWYTIKIAKKIKSISLEADAWHHRSDAFSSLGTFAGILGARMGLVILDPIAGIIVSILILKVGVEFYMKAIKQLVDEAADEDTIEKIKELTHSLEGVKGIKTLKTRVFGNRLYVDIDVLVDGTLSVEEGHDIAENIHDSIESNIEDVKHCMVHIEPIEND